Proteins encoded in a region of the Mucilaginibacter sabulilitoris genome:
- a CDS encoding cupin domain-containing protein: MDNTQNKAANPTPPLGGRGAFSKGECLKHYNWGDDCHGWTFIDTEVLSVKQELMPPDTAEQLHYHEKATQVFFILKGRATFSIDGDITELKPEQGIEILPGQQHFISNNDRTDLEFILYSYPSTNNDRINIK, encoded by the coding sequence ATGGACAACACACAAAATAAAGCAGCCAATCCAACTCCCCCTTTAGGGGGTCGGGGGGCTTTCTCCAAGGGGGAGTGCCTAAAGCACTATAATTGGGGCGATGATTGCCACGGATGGACTTTTATTGATACCGAAGTTCTGTCTGTTAAGCAGGAATTGATGCCGCCAGACACTGCCGAACAGCTGCATTATCACGAAAAAGCTACACAGGTATTTTTCATTTTAAAAGGACGGGCAACCTTCTCCATTGATGGCGACATTACGGAGTTAAAACCAGAGCAGGGTATTGAAATACTGCCCGGTCAACAACACTTTATCAGTAATAACGACCGGACGGACCTGGAATTTATTTTATATTCTTATCCATCAACAAACAATGACAGAATCAACATCAAATAA
- the argG gene encoding argininosuccinate synthase, with the protein MKKKVVLAYSGGLDTSFCCIYLTQDLGYEVHSVIVNTGGFSDEELKGVEERAYKMGVTSHHVVDETKNFYNTCVRFLIYGNVLKNNTYPLSVSAERVSQATAIANYAKEIGAEFVAHGSTGAGNDQVRFDMIFNILVPEVQIITPIRDLKLSREEEIEYLKKHGVDMNFEKAKYSINKGIWGTSVGGKETLTSNLGLPEEAWPTQVTESEAKNLELVFEKGELVGIDKQRYDHPTKAIQALQAIAQPYGIGRDIHVGDTIIGIKGRVGFEAAAPMVIIKAHHTLEKHVLTKWQLSWKDQLSAFYGNWLHEGQFHDPIMRNMEAFLTDTQQNVSGKVFVELHPYRFQIVGIESDHDLMSNKFGSYGEMNNAWSGEDVKGFSKIFGNQVMIYHKVNAPQPPEGGANNA; encoded by the coding sequence ATGAAGAAAAAAGTAGTATTAGCTTACAGCGGCGGATTAGATACCTCATTTTGCTGTATTTATTTAACACAGGATCTTGGTTACGAAGTACATTCTGTTATTGTTAACACGGGTGGCTTTAGTGACGAAGAATTAAAAGGAGTTGAAGAACGCGCTTATAAAATGGGCGTTACCTCGCATCATGTGGTTGATGAAACTAAAAACTTTTATAACACTTGTGTTCGCTTTTTAATTTATGGCAATGTTTTAAAAAACAACACCTATCCGCTTTCGGTAAGTGCCGAACGTGTGAGCCAGGCCACTGCTATTGCTAACTATGCTAAGGAAATAGGCGCCGAATTTGTAGCGCATGGCAGCACCGGGGCCGGTAATGACCAGGTGAGGTTTGACATGATATTTAACATTCTTGTTCCTGAGGTACAGATCATTACTCCTATCCGAGACCTTAAACTGAGTCGTGAAGAGGAGATAGAATACCTGAAAAAACATGGTGTTGATATGAACTTTGAAAAAGCAAAGTACTCTATCAACAAAGGCATCTGGGGAACATCAGTTGGTGGCAAGGAAACCCTTACTTCTAATTTAGGTTTGCCCGAAGAAGCATGGCCAACCCAGGTTACCGAATCAGAAGCAAAAAATCTGGAACTTGTTTTTGAAAAAGGCGAACTGGTTGGTATAGATAAACAAAGATATGACCACCCAACCAAAGCAATACAGGCTTTACAGGCTATAGCACAGCCTTATGGTATTGGCAGGGATATTCATGTGGGCGATACCATTATTGGCATTAAAGGCCGTGTAGGTTTCGAGGCCGCTGCCCCAATGGTGATCATCAAGGCTCATCATACTTTAGAAAAACATGTATTAACCAAATGGCAGCTGTCATGGAAAGATCAGCTATCTGCATTTTACGGTAACTGGCTTCACGAAGGTCAGTTCCATGATCCGATCATGCGCAATATGGAGGCATTTTTAACTGATACCCAGCAAAATGTAAGCGGCAAAGTTTTTGTTGAATTGCACCCTTACCGTTTCCAGATAGTTGGTATTGAGTCTGATCACGACCTGATGTCGAACAAGTTTGGCAGCTACGGCGAAATGAATAATGCCTGGTCTGGGGAGGATGTAAAAGGCTTCTCCAAAATATTTGGCAACCAGGTAATGATCTATCACAAGGTAAATGCCCCCCAGCCCCCTGAAGGGGGAGCAAATAATGCTTAA
- a CDS encoding GNAT family N-acetyltransferase has translation MTIQDFDIQVATAQHVDYAPQICIEMAESAKARGTGIAQRSPEYVANKMLEGKAVIALHKDGTWAGFCYIETWSHGDFVANSGLIVNPQFRKAGLAKAIKHRIFQLSRTKYPNAKIFGLTTGLAVMKINSELGYEPVTYSELTQDENFWAGCKSCVNYDILTSKERKNCMCTAMLFDPAEKQKQDEEKMKRITHKATLLERIENAIKKRIGQD, from the coding sequence ATGACCATACAAGATTTTGATATTCAGGTTGCTACTGCCCAGCATGTAGATTATGCCCCCCAGATATGTATTGAAATGGCCGAATCGGCTAAAGCACGGGGTACGGGTATCGCACAACGTTCGCCAGAGTACGTTGCCAACAAAATGCTGGAAGGCAAAGCGGTTATCGCCCTGCATAAGGACGGTACCTGGGCCGGTTTCTGCTACATTGAAACATGGAGCCACGGCGATTTTGTGGCTAATTCTGGGCTTATTGTTAACCCGCAGTTTCGTAAGGCAGGTTTGGCCAAAGCCATTAAACACCGTATTTTCCAGCTTTCACGCACCAAATACCCTAATGCCAAGATCTTCGGTTTAACAACCGGATTGGCTGTTATGAAGATCAATTCCGAACTGGGATATGAGCCTGTAACTTATTCTGAACTCACTCAGGACGAGAACTTTTGGGCCGGCTGTAAAAGTTGTGTTAATTATGACATTTTAACCAGCAAGGAGCGTAAAAACTGCATGTGCACCGCCATGTTGTTTGATCCGGCAGAGAAACAAAAACAGGACGAAGAAAAAATGAAAAGAATAACGCACAAGGCTACCCTGCTTGAGCGTATTGAAAATGCCATTAAAAAGAGAATAGGTCAGGATTAA